One Erwinia sp. SLM-02 genomic window carries:
- the metE gene encoding 5-methyltetrahydropteroyltriglutamate--homocysteine S-methyltransferase, with translation MTIQNHTLGFPRIGLRRELKKAQESYWAGNSTQEELLATGRELRARHWQQQKDAGVDLLPVGDFAWYDHVLTTSLLLGNVPARHQNKDGSVDLDTLFRLGRGRAPTGEPAAAAEMTKWFNTNYHYMVPEFVKGQQFKLTWTQLLDEVDEALALGHKIKPVLLGPVTYLWLGKVKGEPFDRLTLLNDILPVYQQVLAELAKRDIEWVQIDEPALALELTPEWLAAFKPAYDALQGHTRLLLTTYFDSISQNLKTITALPVQGLHVDLVHGKDDINVLNDTLPANWLLSVGVINGRNVWRADLSTWFERLQPLRAKRRQLWIGSSCSLLHSPIDLSVETRLDEEVKSWFAFALQKCTELSLLSRALNNNDAASLQAWSAPVQARKTSTRVHNAAVGQRLAAIAAKDSQRQNGYQVRAEAQRQRFQLPVWPTTTIGSFPQTTEIRSLRLDFKQGRLDGSRYRTGIAEHIKQAIVEQERLGLDVLVHGEAERNDMVEYFGENLDGFIFTQNGWVQSYGSRCVKPPIVIGDVSRPQAITVEWAKYAQSLTDKPVKGMLTGPVTILCWSFPREDVSRETIAKQIALALRDEVADLEKAGIGIIQIDEPALREGLPLHKSDWAAYLEWAVDAFRLNAAVARDDTQIHTHMCYCEFNDIMDSIAALDADVITIETSRSDMELLESFEEFEYPNEIGPGVYDIHSPNVPSVEWMEALLLKAAQRIPSERLWVNPDCGLKTRGWSETRQALENMVKAAQNLRKAKA, from the coding sequence ATGACTATTCAGAACCATACTTTAGGATTTCCCCGCATCGGGCTGCGTCGCGAACTGAAAAAGGCACAGGAAAGCTACTGGGCTGGCAACAGTACGCAGGAAGAACTGCTGGCCACCGGCCGCGAACTGCGCGCCCGCCACTGGCAGCAGCAGAAAGATGCCGGGGTGGATCTGCTGCCGGTGGGCGACTTCGCCTGGTACGATCACGTACTGACGACCAGCCTGTTACTGGGCAACGTCCCTGCTCGCCATCAGAATAAAGACGGCTCTGTAGATCTTGATACCCTGTTCCGGCTTGGCCGGGGCCGCGCGCCGACCGGGGAGCCCGCGGCTGCGGCGGAAATGACCAAATGGTTTAATACCAACTATCACTACATGGTGCCGGAGTTTGTAAAAGGGCAGCAGTTCAAACTGACCTGGACCCAGCTGCTGGATGAAGTGGATGAAGCGCTGGCCCTGGGGCATAAAATCAAACCCGTGCTGCTGGGCCCGGTAACTTATCTGTGGCTGGGGAAGGTGAAGGGTGAGCCGTTCGACCGCCTGACGCTACTGAACGATATTCTGCCGGTGTATCAGCAGGTTCTCGCCGAGCTGGCGAAGCGGGATATTGAGTGGGTGCAGATTGATGAGCCCGCACTGGCTCTGGAGCTGACCCCTGAATGGCTGGCGGCATTTAAACCGGCGTATGACGCGTTGCAGGGACACACCAGGCTGCTGTTAACGACCTATTTTGACAGCATCAGCCAGAACCTGAAGACGATTACCGCGCTGCCGGTTCAGGGGCTGCACGTGGATCTGGTTCATGGAAAAGATGATATCAACGTACTGAATGACACATTACCGGCTAACTGGCTGCTGTCAGTTGGGGTCATTAACGGGCGTAACGTCTGGCGTGCCGATCTCAGCACCTGGTTTGAGCGCCTGCAACCGCTGAGGGCTAAACGCAGGCAGCTGTGGATTGGGTCATCCTGTTCGCTCCTGCACAGCCCCATCGATTTGAGCGTGGAAACCCGTCTGGATGAAGAAGTAAAAAGCTGGTTCGCTTTTGCGCTGCAGAAATGTACTGAGCTTTCGCTGTTGAGCCGCGCCCTGAACAACAACGACGCTGCCTCACTGCAGGCCTGGAGCGCCCCCGTCCAGGCTCGCAAAACATCAACCCGTGTGCACAACGCTGCAGTGGGGCAACGCCTGGCAGCGATCGCCGCCAAAGACAGCCAGCGTCAGAATGGCTATCAGGTTCGTGCCGAAGCCCAGCGCCAACGTTTTCAGCTGCCGGTATGGCCAACCACCACCATTGGTTCTTTCCCGCAGACTACCGAAATCCGCAGTCTGCGTCTGGACTTCAAGCAGGGACGCCTGGACGGTTCCCGTTATCGTACCGGCATCGCCGAACACATTAAGCAGGCAATCGTGGAACAGGAGCGTCTGGGCCTTGATGTACTGGTCCATGGTGAAGCCGAACGTAACGACATGGTGGAATACTTTGGCGAAAACCTCGACGGTTTTATCTTCACGCAAAACGGCTGGGTGCAGAGCTACGGCTCACGCTGTGTGAAGCCGCCGATCGTTATTGGTGACGTCAGCCGTCCGCAGGCGATCACGGTGGAGTGGGCGAAGTATGCCCAGTCGCTGACCGACAAGCCGGTAAAAGGCATGCTCACCGGCCCGGTAACTATCCTCTGCTGGTCATTCCCGCGTGAAGATGTCTCACGTGAAACCATTGCTAAGCAGATTGCACTGGCGCTGCGTGATGAAGTGGCGGATCTGGAAAAAGCGGGTATCGGTATTATTCAGATTGATGAGCCGGCCCTGCGTGAAGGTCTGCCGCTGCATAAGTCAGACTGGGCTGCCTATCTGGAATGGGCGGTGGATGCGTTTCGCCTGAATGCTGCCGTGGCGCGGGATGACACGCAGATCCACACTCATATGTGCTACTGCGAGTTCAATGACATTATGGATTCTATTGCGGCACTGGATGCGGATGTCATCACTATCGAAACCTCACGTTCCGATATGGAGCTGCTGGAGTCCTTTGAAGAGTTCGAATACCCCAATGAGATCGGCCCGGGCGTTTACGACATCCACTCGCCGAACGTACCGAGCGTTGAGTGGATGGAAGCTCTGCTGCTGAAAGCCGCGCAGCGTATTCCCTCCGAACGTCTGTGGGTCAATCCGGACTGCGGCCTGAAAACCCGCGGCTGGAGTGAAACCCGGCAGGCGCTGGAAAACATGGTAAAAGCGGCGCAGAACCTGCGTAAGGCAAAAGCGTAA
- a CDS encoding dienelactone hydrolase family protein, whose amino-acid sequence MKTEDNTTQKLSNNSFAPAVQPVAATTIITDDAEILSGETSIPTQGENMPAFHARPRNVAGPLPVVLVVQEIFGVHEHIRDVCRRLAREGYLAVAPELYFRQGDAADYNDIPTLLKELVSKVPDSQVLADLDHVANWASRHDGDMRNMAITGFCWGGRITWLYAAHNPQLKAAVAWYGKLVGEKTMKQQKQPVDIAVDLNAPVLGLYGAKDDGIPLDTVETMRQALRAANAHAEIIVYPDAGHAFNADYRPSYHAESATDGWQRMLAWFAQHGVAAKA is encoded by the coding sequence ATGAAAACCGAAGATAACACGACTCAAAAACTGAGCAATAACAGCTTCGCACCTGCAGTCCAGCCTGTCGCGGCCACCACTATTATTACCGATGATGCAGAGATTCTTTCTGGTGAAACCTCGATCCCCACTCAGGGAGAGAATATGCCCGCGTTTCACGCCAGGCCGCGCAATGTGGCAGGGCCGTTACCCGTCGTACTGGTGGTGCAGGAGATCTTCGGCGTTCATGAACATATTCGCGATGTTTGCCGCCGCCTGGCTCGTGAAGGCTATCTGGCCGTCGCGCCCGAGCTCTACTTCCGCCAGGGTGATGCCGCAGACTATAACGATATCCCTACATTATTAAAGGAACTGGTAAGTAAAGTGCCGGACAGTCAGGTTCTGGCCGATCTTGACCACGTGGCGAACTGGGCCTCACGTCATGACGGCGATATGCGCAATATGGCCATTACCGGTTTTTGCTGGGGCGGACGCATTACCTGGCTTTATGCCGCGCACAACCCTCAGCTGAAAGCCGCCGTGGCATGGTATGGCAAGCTGGTCGGTGAAAAAACCATGAAGCAGCAAAAACAGCCGGTGGACATTGCGGTCGATCTGAACGCTCCGGTATTAGGCCTTTACGGTGCGAAAGATGATGGGATCCCGTTAGATACGGTTGAGACGATGCGCCAGGCGCTGCGTGCGGCCAATGCTCATGCCGAGATTATCGTCTATCCGGATGCCGGTCACGCGTTCAACGCCGACTATCGACCCAGCTATCACGCAGAGTCGGCTACCGACGGCTGGCAGCGCATGCTGGCGTGGTTTGCCCAGCATGGCGTGGCGGCAAAAGCCTAA
- the udp gene encoding uridine phosphorylase, translating to MAQSDVFHLGLTKADLQGATLAIVPGDPERVKKIAALMDNPIHLASHREFTTWRAELSGKPVIVCSTGIGGPSTSIAVEELAQLGVRTFLRVGTTGAIQPNINVGDVLVTTASVRLDGASLHFAPLEYPAVADFACTTALVAAAEAAGATTHIGVTASSDTFYPGQERYDTYSGRVVSRFQGSMKEWQQMGVLNYEMESATLLTMCASQGLRAGMVAGVIVNRTQQEIPDAETMKRTESDAVKIVVEAARRLL from the coding sequence ATGGCACAATCTGACGTTTTCCACCTTGGCTTAACGAAAGCCGATCTTCAGGGTGCCACGCTGGCGATCGTACCCGGCGACCCTGAGCGCGTGAAAAAAATTGCGGCTCTGATGGATAACCCGATCCATCTGGCTTCACACCGCGAATTCACCACCTGGCGCGCAGAACTCTCCGGCAAGCCGGTTATCGTTTGTTCGACCGGAATTGGTGGCCCGTCCACTTCGATTGCCGTGGAAGAGCTGGCGCAGCTAGGCGTTCGCACCTTCCTGCGCGTGGGAACCACCGGCGCGATTCAGCCCAATATCAACGTGGGCGATGTGCTGGTGACTACCGCTTCCGTGCGTCTTGACGGTGCCAGCTTGCATTTCGCTCCGCTGGAATACCCGGCCGTCGCTGATTTTGCCTGCACCACCGCGCTGGTTGCCGCCGCAGAAGCTGCCGGAGCCACAACGCATATCGGCGTAACGGCCTCGTCCGACACTTTCTACCCGGGCCAGGAGCGTTACGATACCTATTCCGGGCGCGTTGTCAGCCGTTTCCAGGGATCGATGAAAGAGTGGCAGCAGATGGGCGTGCTGAACTATGAAATGGAGTCGGCTACCCTGCTGACCATGTGTGCCAGCCAGGGGCTGCGCGCCGGCATGGTTGCCGGTGTGATCGTCAATCGGACCCAGCAGGAAATTCCGGACGCGGAAACCATGAAGCGTACCGAAAGCGACGCGGTGAAAATCGTCGTTGAGGCCGCTCGCCGCCTTCTGTAA
- the rmuC gene encoding DNA recombination protein RmuC, with protein MDATISYVAGIGLAGMLAGWLFAWFLGQQRFAKQETERRLLMQAAEQSQAERQRLQQQLDEQAGAQRKNEQELRQLHGSLAAAQEKLHQFDHWRGEAEQLTRELRTQLEVNSAQEAELREVTIRLEETRMAAEEKQRLLVNSEQRLNSQFENLANRIFENSGRRVDEQNRQSLHGLITPLREQLEGFRRQVQEGFGQEARERHTLSHEIRNLQQLNARMAQEALNLTKALKGDNKTQGNWGEVVLSRVLEASGLREGHEYETQVNIQLEQNGRMQPDVIVRLPQGKDVVIDAKMTLVAYERYFNSEDDLQREAAISEHIAAIRGHLRLLSRKDYQQLPGLRSLDYVLMFIPIEPAFLLAIDRQPELISEALNQNIMLVSPTTLLVALRTINNLWRYEHQSRHAQRIADRAGRLYDKMRLFVDDMSSIGQNLDKAQESYRQAMKKLSEGRGNLIAQTEGFRQMGVEVKRPINPLLAEQAVSEGGDEHAELDDNQEPQPDTGKPGISATGG; from the coding sequence GTGGATGCAACAATCAGTTACGTCGCAGGCATTGGCCTGGCAGGTATGCTGGCAGGGTGGTTATTTGCCTGGTTTCTTGGCCAGCAGCGGTTTGCCAAACAGGAAACCGAGCGACGTTTGCTGATGCAGGCTGCCGAGCAGAGCCAGGCTGAACGCCAGCGCCTGCAGCAGCAGCTGGACGAACAGGCTGGGGCGCAAAGGAAAAACGAGCAGGAGCTGCGTCAGCTGCACGGCAGCCTTGCCGCCGCGCAGGAAAAACTGCATCAGTTCGATCACTGGCGGGGTGAAGCCGAGCAGCTTACACGCGAGCTGCGCACGCAGCTTGAGGTTAACAGCGCGCAGGAAGCGGAACTGCGGGAGGTCACCATCCGCCTTGAGGAAACGCGTATGGCGGCGGAAGAAAAGCAGCGGCTGCTGGTGAACAGCGAACAGCGGCTCAACTCGCAGTTTGAAAACCTCGCCAATCGCATCTTTGAAAATAGCGGACGCCGCGTGGATGAGCAGAATCGTCAGAGCCTGCATGGCCTGATTACCCCACTGCGCGAACAGCTGGAAGGGTTTCGCCGTCAGGTGCAGGAAGGTTTTGGCCAGGAAGCACGCGAGCGCCATACGCTCTCCCATGAGATACGCAATCTGCAGCAGCTGAATGCCCGCATGGCACAGGAAGCCCTAAACCTGACTAAGGCGCTGAAGGGTGACAATAAAACGCAGGGTAACTGGGGGGAGGTCGTACTCAGCCGCGTGCTGGAGGCTTCCGGGCTGCGTGAAGGGCATGAATACGAAACGCAGGTCAACATCCAGCTGGAGCAGAATGGTCGCATGCAGCCGGACGTCATTGTGCGTCTGCCCCAGGGCAAAGATGTGGTGATTGACGCCAAAATGACGCTGGTGGCCTACGAACGATACTTCAACAGTGAAGATGATCTGCAGCGTGAAGCCGCTATCAGCGAGCATATCGCGGCGATCCGCGGTCATCTTCGCTTACTTAGCCGAAAAGATTATCAACAATTGCCCGGTTTACGCTCGCTGGATTATGTGTTGATGTTTATTCCGATTGAACCCGCTTTCCTGCTGGCAATCGATCGCCAGCCGGAATTGATTAGTGAGGCGCTGAACCAGAATATCATGCTGGTCAGTCCGACCACGCTGCTGGTTGCGCTGAGGACGATTAACAATCTTTGGCGTTATGAACATCAGAGCCGCCATGCCCAGCGCATCGCCGATCGTGCCGGGCGACTGTATGACAAAATGCGGCTGTTTGTTGATGATATGTCCAGCATTGGGCAGAACCTCGATAAGGCCCAGGAAAGTTACCGCCAGGCGATGAAAAAGCTGTCAGAAGGGCGCGGCAATCTGATTGCGCAAACTGAAGGGTTCCGTCAGATGGGGGTGGAGGTGAAACGCCCGATTAACCCTCTTCTGGCCGAGCAGGCGGTTTCAGAGGGAGGCGATGAACACGCAGAGCTGGACGACAATCAGGAACCGCAGCCTGATACCGGGAAGCCCGGGATTTCCGCCACCGGCGGTTAG
- the ubiE gene encoding bifunctional demethylmenaquinone methyltransferase/2-methoxy-6-polyprenyl-1,4-benzoquinol methylase UbiE: protein MADESKDTTHFGYRTVAKSDKADMVADVFHSVAAKYDLMNDLMSFGIHRIWKRFTIDSSGVRRGQRVLDLAGGTGDLTAKFSRLVGETGEVVLADINSSMLKVGREKLRNKGIIGNVNYVQANAEALPFPDNYFDCITIAFGLRNVTEKEKALASMFRVLKPGGRLLILEFSKPVLEPLSKAYDAYSFHILPRIGEMVAKDAGSYRYLAESIRMHPDQETLKQMMMDVGFENTTYHNLTGGIVALHRGFKF, encoded by the coding sequence ATGGCAGATGAATCAAAGGACACTACCCACTTCGGTTACCGCACGGTTGCGAAAAGCGACAAAGCCGACATGGTTGCTGATGTTTTCCACTCCGTTGCGGCCAAATACGATCTGATGAATGACCTGATGTCATTCGGTATTCACCGCATCTGGAAGCGTTTTACCATTGACAGCAGCGGCGTGCGCCGCGGGCAGCGCGTGCTGGATTTAGCCGGTGGTACGGGCGATCTGACGGCGAAGTTCTCTCGTCTGGTTGGCGAAACTGGCGAAGTCGTGCTGGCGGATATCAACAGCTCAATGCTGAAGGTCGGCCGCGAAAAGCTGCGCAACAAAGGCATTATCGGTAATGTGAATTATGTTCAGGCCAACGCGGAAGCTCTGCCGTTCCCTGACAACTATTTTGACTGTATTACCATCGCTTTTGGCCTGCGTAACGTGACGGAAAAAGAGAAGGCGCTGGCTTCAATGTTTCGCGTCCTCAAGCCGGGCGGACGTCTGCTGATCCTCGAGTTTTCAAAGCCGGTGCTGGAACCCCTGAGCAAAGCTTACGATGCGTACTCCTTCCACATTCTGCCACGCATCGGTGAAATGGTGGCGAAAGATGCCGGAAGCTATCGTTATCTGGCAGAGTCCATCCGCATGCATCCGGACCAGGAAACGCTTAAGCAGATGATGATGGATGTTGGCTTTGAAAACACCACGTATCACAATCTCACGGGCGGCATCGTTGCCTTGCACCGCGGATTTAAGTTCTGA
- the ubiJ gene encoding ubiquinone biosynthesis protein UbiJ has product MTLTPLLTASLETALNQILYRDRGLKAARQRLSGKSLAIVLAELKQPVTFIFSDRQVDVIGDWADKPDCTVKTRLSTLPKLRDRQQLTALIRSGELEVEGDLQLVQQFSALMDLAELDPAEYLAPWIGDIAAQGISQFARSGFQAVRRDVQRKQSYLAQTLTEEWRVAPGRLELAWFSEEVDALSASLEALEARLSKREAK; this is encoded by the coding sequence ATGACTTTAACGCCGTTGTTAACTGCCAGTCTGGAGACCGCGCTTAACCAGATTTTGTATCGCGATCGTGGCCTGAAAGCGGCGCGTCAACGCCTGAGTGGTAAGAGCCTGGCGATAGTGCTGGCTGAACTGAAGCAGCCAGTCACCTTTATCTTTAGCGATCGTCAGGTAGATGTCATCGGCGACTGGGCTGATAAGCCCGATTGTACGGTGAAAACGCGCCTGTCCACGCTGCCGAAGCTTCGCGATCGCCAACAGCTGACTGCGTTGATCCGCAGCGGAGAGTTGGAAGTCGAAGGCGATCTCCAACTGGTTCAGCAGTTTTCTGCACTCATGGACCTGGCGGAGCTCGATCCGGCAGAGTACCTCGCCCCGTGGATTGGCGATATCGCCGCACAGGGGATTTCGCAGTTTGCCCGCAGTGGTTTTCAAGCCGTTCGCCGCGATGTGCAGCGAAAACAAAGCTATCTGGCGCAAACGCTAACCGAAGAGTGGCGAGTTGCCCCGGGTAGACTGGAACTGGCATGGTTTTCTGAAGAAGTTGATGCGCTGTCGGCTTCTCTTGAAGCGCTGGAAGCACGCCTTAGCAAACGGGAGGCTAAATGA
- the ubiB gene encoding ubiquinone biosynthesis regulatory protein kinase UbiB, whose product MSFGELRRLYLIIRVFLTYGLDELIPQIRITLPLRLWRKCLFWIPNRHKNLPLGERLRLALEQLGPVWIKFGQMMSTRRDLFPRQIADQLAMLQDRVAPFDGAKALKLIEQSLGAPISSQFDDFDITPLASASIAQVHTATLKENGKAIVIKVIRPDILPVIKADMKLINRMARWVPRLLPDGRRLRPQEVVADYEKTLLDELNLLREAANAIQLRRNFDGSNMLYIPEIYSDYCSETMLVMERIYGIPISDVESLEQHGVNMKLLAERGVQVFFTQVFRDSFFHADMHPGNIFVSYEHPEDPQYIGIDCGIVGSLNKEDKRYLAENFIAFFNRDYRKVAELHVDSGWVPPDTNVEDFEFAIRTVCEPIFEKPLAEISFGHVLMNLFNTARRFNMEVQPQLVLLQKTLLYVEGVGRQLYPQLDLWKTAKPFLEDWIKDQIGIPAIVRALKEKAPFWAEKLPELPELFYDSLRQHKHLQHSVDRLVSELKDEKAKQHQSRYLFGVGATLLLSGTAILLFRPDWDLLSAGLVAGGIVAWLLGWRRTK is encoded by the coding sequence ATGAGTTTCGGAGAATTACGCCGCCTGTATCTGATTATTCGCGTGTTCCTCACCTATGGTTTGGATGAACTGATCCCCCAGATACGCATTACCCTGCCGCTACGGTTATGGCGAAAATGCCTGTTTTGGATCCCGAATCGTCACAAGAATTTGCCGCTGGGTGAACGTCTTCGTCTGGCGCTGGAGCAGCTTGGTCCGGTATGGATTAAGTTCGGACAGATGATGTCCACCCGGCGCGATCTGTTCCCCCGGCAGATTGCCGATCAGCTGGCGATGCTGCAGGATCGCGTTGCACCCTTTGACGGCGCTAAAGCGCTGAAACTGATCGAGCAATCGTTAGGTGCGCCAATTTCGAGTCAGTTTGATGATTTTGATATTACGCCACTGGCCTCCGCGTCTATTGCTCAGGTGCATACGGCAACGCTGAAAGAGAATGGGAAAGCCATTGTCATTAAGGTGATTCGGCCCGATATCCTGCCGGTGATTAAAGCGGATATGAAGCTGATTAACCGCATGGCGCGCTGGGTTCCCCGTCTGTTGCCCGATGGTCGCCGTTTACGTCCGCAGGAAGTGGTGGCTGACTATGAAAAAACGCTGCTTGATGAGTTAAATTTGCTGCGTGAAGCGGCCAACGCCATCCAGCTGCGCCGCAACTTTGATGGCAGCAATATGCTGTATATCCCTGAGATTTATTCGGATTACTGCAGTGAAACGATGCTGGTCATGGAGCGTATTTACGGCATTCCGATTTCAGATGTTGAATCGCTTGAGCAGCACGGCGTCAACATGAAGCTGCTGGCCGAACGTGGCGTTCAGGTGTTCTTTACCCAGGTATTCCGCGACAGCTTTTTCCATGCGGACATGCATCCGGGCAACATTTTTGTCAGCTATGAGCATCCTGAGGATCCCCAGTATATCGGCATCGACTGCGGTATCGTGGGGTCGCTTAACAAGGAAGATAAGCGTTATCTGGCGGAAAACTTTATCGCCTTCTTCAACCGTGACTACCGAAAAGTTGCAGAACTGCACGTGGATTCGGGCTGGGTTCCGCCTGATACCAATGTTGAAGATTTCGAGTTTGCTATCCGCACGGTCTGTGAGCCTATTTTTGAGAAACCTCTTGCGGAAATCTCATTTGGCCATGTGCTGATGAATCTGTTTAATACCGCACGCCGTTTCAATATGGAAGTGCAGCCTCAGCTGGTATTACTGCAGAAAACGCTGCTGTATGTTGAAGGCGTTGGCAGGCAGCTTTATCCACAGCTGGATCTGTGGAAAACGGCGAAACCGTTCCTGGAAGACTGGATTAAAGATCAAATCGGCATCCCTGCGATTGTGCGCGCGTTGAAAGAAAAAGCGCCATTCTGGGCAGAAAAACTGCCGGAGCTGCCGGAGCTGTTTTACGATAGTCTTCGCCAGCATAAGCATTTGCAGCACAGCGTCGACCGTCTGGTCAGTGAACTCAAGGATGAGAAGGCGAAACAGCATCAGTCGCGCTATTTGTTTGGCGTTGGTGCCACTCTGCTGCTGAGTGGTACTGCTATTCTGCTCTTCAGGCCTGACTGGGACCTGCTTTCAGCCGGATTGGTTGCGGGCGGCATCGTCGCCTGGCTTCTTGGCTGGCGCAGAACAAAATGA
- the tatA gene encoding twin-arginine translocase TatA/TatE family subunit, whose protein sequence is MGITLPHLLIIAVLVVLLFGTKKLRSLGSDLGSSIKGFKKAMSDEDDKAKSTTHTEDADFSAKLANQQQHSDVKKEDVKNDKV, encoded by the coding sequence ATGGGCATTACTCTTCCACATTTATTGATCATCGCCGTGCTGGTGGTCCTGCTGTTCGGTACGAAAAAGCTGCGTTCACTGGGTTCCGATCTCGGTTCATCCATTAAAGGCTTTAAAAAAGCCATGAGTGATGAAGACGATAAAGCGAAATCCACAACGCATACTGAAGACGCTGACTTTAGCGCCAAACTGGCTAATCAGCAGCAGCATAGCGATGTGAAGAAAGAAGACGTTAAAAACGACAAGGTATAA
- the tatB gene encoding Sec-independent protein translocase protein TatB gives MFDIGFSELVLVFVIGLVVLGPQRLPVAVKTVVGWIRALRSLATSVQNELAQELKLQELQDGLKKIEKASMDSLSPELKASVEELKQTAESFKRSYLGDNEKAADEEAHTIHNPLVKNEPSHDGATPSQADHQASAPAQAPESAEPEPSAAVAAEPRASEIENVVSLKKPVTPVASPVAPNSTQPSDER, from the coding sequence GTGTTCGACATAGGCTTTAGTGAACTGGTACTGGTTTTCGTTATTGGTCTGGTCGTATTGGGACCGCAGCGTTTACCCGTAGCGGTGAAAACCGTTGTTGGCTGGATCCGGGCATTACGTTCGCTGGCGACCAGCGTACAGAATGAGCTGGCGCAGGAGCTGAAGCTGCAGGAATTGCAGGATGGCCTGAAGAAAATTGAAAAGGCCAGCATGGACAGCCTTTCACCTGAGCTGAAGGCCTCAGTCGAGGAACTTAAGCAGACGGCAGAGTCGTTCAAGCGTTCCTATCTTGGCGATAACGAGAAGGCTGCGGATGAAGAAGCGCACACCATTCATAATCCGCTGGTGAAAAACGAGCCTTCTCATGACGGCGCGACGCCATCGCAAGCCGATCATCAGGCGTCTGCGCCTGCGCAGGCTCCTGAATCTGCTGAACCTGAACCGTCTGCGGCCGTGGCTGCTGAACCCAGGGCTTCAGAGATCGAGAATGTGGTTTCCCTGAAGAAACCGGTGACTCCCGTTGCTTCTCCCGTAGCCCCAAACTCCACTCAACCGAGCGATGAACGATAA
- the tatC gene encoding Sec-independent protein translocase subunit TatC, translating to MAVEDTQPLISHLIELRKRLLNCIIAVLVIFLCLIYFSNDIYQMVAAPLIEKMPSGASMIATDVASPFLTPIKLTVIVSIFLAVPVILYQIWAFVAPALYRHERRLVMPLLFSSSFLFYLGMAFAYFIVFPLAFGFFAKTAPQGVQIATDINNYLDFVMTLFMAFGVSFEVPIAIILLCWTGVTTPEDLKAKRPYVLVGAFVVGMLLTPPDIFSQTLLAVPMYCLFEVGVLVSRFYVGQKRGDDEEEQDTESQ from the coding sequence ATGGCAGTTGAAGATACCCAGCCCCTTATCAGTCATCTGATTGAATTACGTAAGCGCCTGTTAAACTGCATTATTGCCGTTCTGGTGATTTTCCTCTGTCTGATCTATTTCTCTAATGACATTTATCAGATGGTTGCTGCTCCGCTGATCGAGAAGATGCCGTCAGGCGCCAGTATGATTGCGACCGATGTGGCTTCGCCATTTCTGACGCCAATTAAACTGACCGTGATCGTGTCCATTTTCCTCGCCGTGCCGGTTATTCTTTATCAGATCTGGGCGTTTGTTGCCCCAGCTCTGTATCGGCACGAGCGTCGTCTGGTCATGCCGCTGCTGTTTTCCAGTTCATTCCTATTCTACCTGGGAATGGCTTTCGCCTATTTTATCGTCTTCCCATTGGCGTTTGGCTTCTTCGCAAAAACCGCGCCGCAGGGCGTACAGATTGCAACAGATATCAATAACTACCTCGACTTTGTCATGACGCTGTTTATGGCGTTTGGCGTGTCATTTGAAGTGCCGATTGCAATCATACTGCTCTGCTGGACTGGGGTGACCACCCCGGAAGATTTGAAAGCCAAACGTCCATATGTACTGGTAGGCGCGTTTGTGGTGGGAATGTTACTGACACCGCCGGATATTTTCTCCCAGACGCTGTTAGCCGTTCCGATGTACTGCCTGTTTGAAGTGGGCGTGCTGGTTTCTCGTTTCTACGTCGGGCAAAAACGTGGCGACGATGAAGAAGAGCAGGATACTGAATCGCAGTAA